The Mytilus galloprovincialis chromosome 11, xbMytGall1.hap1.1, whole genome shotgun sequence genome contains the following window.
AATATCACAGTAGTAGTATTCATCAAAGTAAAAAACTTGTAGGTCATCTCAACACTAATCATTTATGGTGGTAAATCTAGAGATGACGTTTCAAATTTGTTTCCTTAAACAATTTCAACCTATCTGAATGCAGTAATCTATAAGTTGGCATAATGCACTAAATATATTCCATTTTTTCAGGACTTTTTATTTTAACTAATTGTAAAAATAATCTAATTATCCAAAACCATTCTTCTGTCTGTATATTCCAAAGTACGTCCTGAGCACTGCTTATATCTAatgtaacaaatatacaaaaatataggtTATGATCAATATGCTTAGATTTATATACACGTGTATCAGAAAGcaccattttgaattttatttttgaaaaaaaaaactgcattattggaaagtttttttttactccCGTGCTACCTTAATCGTGGGCTGTTCTAAGCCAAGAAAACCCGCAAAGTCATTTGTTTGTCCGAGCCAAGAATCTAGTATCAGGTACGTGCATTTCAAAGTCAGAAAGAACATCAGCCATATTTACTTTactgttcaaagtcaggaactTCGTCTGCCATATTATCTGTTCTAATCCAAGAAATATGTACTCTTCAAAGTCAGACACATCGTAAGCCGTCCATGTTTATGATATGCAAGTAATTTCAAGGAAGCTAATTACATGAATATTACATTTTGTTTCGAAACGTAATTTGAACATGAAATTGAGAAAgtaaaaggggaatgtgtcaaaacgacaacaaaccgaccataaagcaaacaacagccgaaggccaccaatgggtcttcaatgtaccgagaaacttccgcacccggaggcgtccttgaGCTGACTCCTTAAAAAATgtttactagtacagtgataatgaacgtcatactaaactccgaattatacacaaggaactaaaattataaatcatacaagactaacaaaggccagaggctcctaactcgggacaggcgcaaaattgcggtggggttaaaacatgtttatgagatctcaaccctcccactatacctctagccaatatagaaaagtaaacgcagaacaatacgcacattaaaatccagttcaagagatgtccgagtccgttgtcagaagatgtaacaaaagaaaataaataaaattacaataatacataaataataacaaaccactagcagttaactgacatgctagctcgagacctcaattaaacttattgaaagattatgtcttcatcatatgaatctcagacacaatccctcccgttaggggtttagtatcatactatcattaAATATATGAGAACACTTACCTTAACTAGATTAATATGAGTTGTCATACTTTGGCTTGTAGTTGTCGTACTTTTTCTTGTAGCCATAATTTTGTGTGTAGCCATAATTTTGTGTGTGGCCATAATTTTGTGTGTGGCCATATTGTGGTTTGTAGTCGTCATATTTTTTATAATCGTTTTTCTTTTTATCGTCATATTTTGGTTTATGGTCGTCATATGGCTTGTATTCGTTTTTAGGTTTGTGGTCATATTTTTTCTTGTGATGAGGCAACCATTTACAGCAAACTTTCCACCATTTAAAGTGTGGACACACATTGacgaatttttcattgtattcACAAAATGGTTTACAGTTACAAAGCCATTGacctacaaataaaaatataatgaaattcatcttcgTATATTTTCAACctgcaaacaaataaataatgaaatccATCTTCTACTTTTCTTCCTGGAAATAGATAAATATGAAATCTGTCCTGTACTTACCTACTAAAACAAATAGTCCAATCCATCCTGTGAACACCACAAAAACACCAAACAACAGCACAAAATAAACCAAACACAATTTTCTAAGTATGCTTTGTCTGGATGCGACTTTTAGATATCGGAATAGCATTTAAATTAacacaataaattcaaaatgtcttGCCTAAAATCACCAAGATTATTCATAAAAACtctaaatgttgttttttgtttttgaattatgTTATAGACTCAAGTACTCGAAATAGAAAACTGTGTTGACTGTCAAGATGTTACACCACCAATTCACTCACTGTAATTAGGAACATAAAAGTAGCCTCTGACaaaaaatagtgcttttgatatCATTATTTactcaaacaaacaaacacatttCCTTCAATGAGACTTTTGAAGCCAACATTTTTTCTTGTCCATGAAATTGCagacaatacaattttttttttacttacatcttatttttttaaccCTAGTTATTGTTCACAGGCCTATTGATATATCACGAAAGTGACACAAAAACAGGAACTGTCCCCAAAACCAACCAAATatcttatatttttgtatataaaaaaatatatgatttattgattttctttgTAATAGTGTCCTTGTCTATGACAGTTTTTGCCTTCTAAACTTCTATCACATAGTTTGTCTTgcattaaataaacataataaattttTACCTCCAACATGTCTTCCACCAGCAAAACCACCTCCAATTCCTCCTGGTCCACGACCCCCAAAACCTCCTCTTCCGCCAAGGGGTCCACCTCCAAAACCTCCTGCCCGACGACCACCAAAACCTCCTCCTCCACCAAGAGGTCCACCTCCATAGTATCCACCAGTATGTCTACCTCCAAATCCACCAAAACGCCTACCTCCAAATCCACCAAATCCACCCTGTCGTCCAATACCAATTCCACCAAAACGATCATCCACTCCAAAAATGTTTGAAGATCCAAAGGCATGACTGTTTCCATGtttgtaatctttctttttatCATCATCATATTTATAATCTTTCTTTTTATAATCATCATCACTATATTTATAATCTTTCTTTTTATAATCATCATCACTATATTtattatctttctttttataatCATCATCATATTTATAATCATTCTTTTTATAATCATCATACttgttatctttcttttttccatAGTATTTATAATCATCGTACCCATAATCCTTCTTGCCTTTATTGTCATACCCGCCGTAGCCGCCAGACCCATATCCGTCACGGCCACCTCTATATCCGCGTCGACCTCCGTATCCTTGGCCATCTCCGTATAAATCCATTGCAGTTTTCAAGATAACTAAATCTCGAGCAAGGCCAAAATGACTCGAGTCAGTGCGACCTCCTCTACGACCACCGCGATTGCTGTCTTTTTTATCATACCCGTAGTCTTTTTTGCCGTAGTCTTTTTTTCCATAATCTTTTTTTCCATAGTCATTATCTTTTTTGCCATAGTCTTTTTTGTTATAGCTGTTTTTACCATAATCATAGTCGTTGTTATAACTCTGACTTTGTGATCCGTAGTATTGGTTATTGTTGTATCCTTGGCTTTGTCCTCCATAAAAAGGGTAGCTGCCGTAAGAATCCTTTTTCTTGTAAGAATTGTACTGGCCTACATTACTATAGTCTGCACAAGACAAAGCAAAAGTTGTCGCAACGACAAACAAAGCTAACCACGTGCGACCCATTTCGCGGCAGTAATGATACTGTCGTCTGCCAGAGTGTTTTTAAGCATGAAAATCATTATTAGTAGTATCACGTgatatttgtaattgaaaaaaaatcggcttttaaaatgaaaactttggttttaaaaaaatttgatcaaTTGTATTACACATTAGGATTATAATATAATGAAACGCTGTCTTGAGTGAGGTTAATGTTTTCTCATAAAACGTATTTAATTGGTAAAACAAGGAATGTTTTTTGTCATCATTCGTCTTACAATCTCTGTTAAGAAAAAAGTATCTATAGCCAGTACACTTTGCTGTGAAACCACAATGTTTCGTCAGTGTACGATTTTCTTTATTAGGTTaacaagatgaatttaaattCCTTTTAATTTTCTCaaacttgtttttgtttgttggttAAGTAAACTACTGATTGGGTGTTGTTAAttcaatgtccagtggcaaaaGTTCATGAAAAAACAGGACTATGTAAATAAGGAAGAAACGAACATATGTTCGTACAGCCTTCTAAAGTACATGAGCTTCCGTTAAAATGAAGAATTGCAGAACAGAATCAGAGGTGGGTCTCTTGAATTTAAAAGCAATATTCCTGAAAATAGTATTCTTATTGCCGGGCGGAgcaatttaaacattttattcttacgATTCTATACTAAAACATGATATTTTTCTAAATCATAAGAGGAGTAGGGGAAAGGGGGAGGGCCCAAACATGAACCAAACGATAAAAAAGTGTTGTTTAATTCGCCAAACTAGAGCCAAACAAgagtatatatagatataagatgttgtgtgagtaccaatgagatAATTCTCCATCCAAGCTAcgatttgtaaaattaaactaatataagtcaaagtacggtcttcacaTAAAACTTTGACTCAAACCAAACATCAAGCCATAAAGGACCCAAAAAAACTAGTGTAAGACCATTCAAACGGTTAAACCAGTGgtctaatattttaaaaaaaacgcAGTCTTAATATATAACATATGCATACATTTAACcaatataatatttaacatttgCAAAACAATCTTGATAACAGATATCAAGGATTTGTagagtactatacaaatccttgtagatatgtaatgaagaaaaaaaaaacccaaaacaacaCCATATATCATAATGTCGGCATTGACTGACATGCACTATGCCAATGTATTTTTCGACTGCAAAATCAGCAAAAGGTACAAGTAGTTGCTGTCGCAGGGATATAAGTACTAAACTAACACATTTAATTATGAGGTATACTACAAAATACATTATATCGCCTTGTCAAATAGGCATTGAAACTCTTGTCAATACATTTAACGTTTTAATGATGTGCTATTTCATTTAAttatgacagcaatttaaagaaaaaataatggaaATTCTTTGATGTAATAAGACTGTAGTCGTATTGCTTAATGCATTTTGTCTAGTTTTGATAAAACACGCCCATAGGATTAAATATTGTCTGACAAATCCAGAACATATTCACACCATTGAGTCACAAGCTGGGTGGTCTGATGATCTCCTGACCACGTGATATCACGATCGCCTCTTTTAAAGATGGTATGAAAAGGGCCATTATTTGGAATAATTAATATATGCAAAAATTGTAAACTTAAagtcgatggagagttgtctcatttgcactcataccatatcttcgtTTATCTTTTATTCTCACATTTCGAATCTGACCGAGGAATAAGCAGGTATATACATAATGTAGACACTTTAGTTAAGTATGGCAACTTGTGATGTCACAACGACGTCACAACATGTAGGAATTTACGTCGACAGAAAaggaaaaagagaaaagatagaacaaaatttgttattaattAGAAAAGACATGTATTTGATCAAATGCCATATTTTATTGCTTTGTTTTTACGATAAAGTGCATGATATATATCGTATATTCTTATATGTGTTTTTACAATTGATCAATTTTACTGATTGACGAAAACCACATGTCGCATTTTGCCGTTTATTAACACGAGAGGTCGTACTGAACGTTGCATCATTGAATTGACATATTCATTCATCAAAACAACTGAGGTCGAAATTTAGATATTTACTCAAAATTAGGATTTatggacgtatttttcctttcgtcAGAAATACGGaacttttttgttaaattatttgtaatttcagtttcatctaaatggcctataaaatttatgcattttcttcatatTTATCAATTGTACATGCATATAGAAAAAAAGgcatttgtttcattttgatgggagattatgtagaccaaattttataaaattgtaaatagtgtaatttttttaattttgatgaatatacagcaaaaaatgacatttttttctccattcatgaccatttga
Protein-coding sequences here:
- the LOC143052890 gene encoding uncharacterized protein LOC143052890, coding for MGRTWLALFVVATTFALSCADYSNVGQYNSYKKKDSYGSYPFYGGQSQGYNNNQYYGSQSQSYNNDYDYGKNSYNKKDYGKKDNDYGKKDYGKKDYGKKDYGYDKKDSNRGGRRGGRTDSSHFGLARDLVILKTAMDLYGDGQGYGGRRGYRGGRDGYGSGGYGGYDNKGKKDYGYDDYKYYGKKKDNKYDDYKKNDYKYDDDYKKKDNKYSDDDYKKKDYKYSDDDYKKKDYKYDDDKKKDYKHGNSHAFGSSNIFGVDDRFGGIGIGRQGGFGGFGGRRFGGFGGRHTGGYYGGGPLGGGGGFGGRRAGGFGGGPLGGRGGFGGRGPGGIGGGFAGGRHVGGQWLCNCKPFCEYNEKFVNVCPHFKWWKVCCKWLPHHKKKYDHKPKNEYKPYDDHKPKYDDKKKNDYKKYDDYKPQYGHTQNYGHTQNYGYTQNYGYKKKYDNYKPKYDNSY